A genome region from Methanomicrobiales archaeon includes the following:
- a CDS encoding amino acid permease: MPRDTELKRELGLFEVTFAGTGIILGAGIYALLGEGAALAGNAVWLAFLISAGIALFTGLSYAELSSMFPRASAEYEYTAQSFGRKIAFIVGWLIILSGVIASATVAVGFGGYVADLFSVSPIPSAILLIAALSLLLCIGVRESASVAVVFTLIEAGGLIFIAVVGIPYLGRVDYFEMPSGVDGLLQASALLFFAYLGFEEIVKMSEEAREPEKTIPRGLMLALLTSIVLYIAASISAVSVTGWQMLSATAAPFSVVAQVAVGDLGSVLLSAIALFATANTVLLMMYAASRIIYGMAESFSLPRVLARVHPVRRTPWVAILVIAVFTILFVFAGDIGFIANLTNYTLFVAFIAINGAVIVLRFTRPLMIRPFRVPLSVGAFPLVPLFGILSSILLLVQLDAVVLLIGVIITLIGAVIAFANIRYGRESP, translated from the coding sequence ATGCCCCGCGACACGGAGCTGAAGAGGGAACTCGGACTCTTCGAGGTGACATTTGCAGGGACGGGCATCATCCTGGGAGCCGGCATCTACGCGCTCTTGGGAGAGGGGGCGGCTCTGGCCGGAAACGCCGTCTGGCTTGCTTTCCTGATCTCCGCCGGCATCGCACTCTTCACGGGCCTGAGTTACGCCGAGCTCTCCTCCATGTTCCCCCGGGCGAGCGCGGAGTACGAATACACGGCTCAGAGTTTCGGCAGGAAGATCGCGTTCATCGTCGGATGGCTCATCATCCTCTCCGGCGTGATCGCATCCGCCACGGTGGCGGTCGGATTCGGCGGGTACGTAGCCGATCTCTTCTCTGTGAGTCCAATCCCCTCCGCCATCCTTCTCATCGCTGCCCTATCCCTCCTGCTGTGCATCGGTGTTCGCGAATCCGCGTCCGTGGCAGTCGTATTCACGCTGATCGAGGCGGGGGGATTGATATTCATCGCCGTTGTCGGCATCCCCTATCTCGGGAGGGTCGACTACTTCGAGATGCCGTCCGGCGTGGACGGACTTCTCCAGGCGTCCGCACTGCTCTTCTTCGCCTACCTGGGTTTCGAGGAGATCGTCAAGATGTCCGAGGAGGCGCGGGAGCCGGAGAAGACCATTCCGCGCGGGCTGATGCTCGCCCTGCTCACCAGCATCGTTCTCTACATCGCGGCCTCCATCAGTGCCGTGAGCGTGACCGGCTGGCAGATGCTCTCCGCCACCGCGGCGCCCTTCTCGGTGGTGGCGCAGGTGGCGGTCGGGGATCTGGGATCCGTGCTGCTCTCCGCGATTGCTCTCTTTGCGACGGCAAACACTGTTCTTCTCATGATGTATGCCGCGTCCCGGATCATCTACGGCATGGCGGAGTCGTTCTCCCTGCCGCGGGTGCTCGCACGGGTGCACCCGGTGCGCAGAACTCCGTGGGTGGCAATCCTCGTCATCGCGGTCTTCACCATCCTGTTCGTCTTTGCGGGGGATATCGGGTTCATCGCAAATCTTACCAACTATACGCTGTTCGTCGCGTTCATCGCGATCAACGGCGCTGTAATCGTGCTCCGCTTCACAAGGCCCCTCATGATCCGCCCCTTCCGGGTTCCGCTGAGCGTCGGTGCCTTCCCCCTGGTCCCGCTCTTTGGCATCCTCTCGAGCATCCTCCTGCTTGTCCAGCTGGATGCGGTGGTGCTGCTGATCGGGGTCATCATAACCCTCATCGGCGCGGTCATCGCATTCGCGAACATCCGGTACGGGCGGGAATCTCCCTGA
- a CDS encoding class I SAM-dependent methyltransferase has protein sequence MEDREILSVLKYVASMKCGFRLSEIRPYLSEEIPTEALHRRIAPHLAELRLTSEKIGDDYSLERIGIADTLRLSEEEHRRIRAALGARRFPDELQDRIQQYIEKKVGKPLTDPVVLERIRRAIVAQKSEYWKEDKGITYRKGYSVFGYLVYHAPVYYTQFQHILLQMAEEGLLKTRMRILDVGTGAGVVPLAIAGFLKTLGRGEAHIFAIDRFEENLEAYRYLVPEFGKDVPGLRIEPPQHADMVTLQEIPGRPDMLVFSMVLNELKASPEQRAEVVMRYSENLAHDGTVVIVEPADLVNATEMRRMVAALLDRGLFMYAPCTFLWGTRCHPITCWSFAEKESIRPTRLMLAVAGTDEPHRYINTDIKYSYALLRKDRLTREVYRAPPDARFTRLSKLSQHLRRRISVVVAVMSSDLGDAEHHVYKVCDGTVGKSVYAILPRYHETGENAALRESRYGEIVEIHNVLVRYNPRHDAYNLLVDRNTRVLSASG, from the coding sequence ATGGAAGATCGGGAGATCCTCTCGGTACTGAAGTACGTCGCGTCCATGAAGTGCGGATTCCGCCTCTCCGAGATCCGCCCGTACCTCTCCGAAGAGATCCCAACAGAAGCCCTCCACCGACGGATAGCCCCCCACCTCGCCGAGCTCCGCCTCACTTCGGAAAAGATCGGCGACGACTACTCGCTGGAGCGCATCGGGATCGCCGACACCCTGCGGCTCTCGGAAGAGGAGCACCGCCGCATCCGGGCAGCCCTGGGAGCCAGACGGTTTCCCGATGAGCTCCAGGATCGGATCCAGCAGTACATCGAGAAGAAGGTGGGGAAACCCCTTACGGATCCCGTGGTGCTGGAGCGGATCCGCCGGGCGATCGTGGCGCAGAAGTCGGAGTACTGGAAGGAGGACAAGGGGATCACCTACCGCAAGGGCTACAGCGTCTTCGGCTATCTGGTCTACCACGCCCCGGTCTACTACACGCAGTTCCAGCATATACTCCTCCAGATGGCCGAAGAAGGCCTGTTAAAAACCCGGATGCGAATCCTGGACGTCGGGACGGGGGCGGGCGTTGTGCCCCTCGCCATCGCAGGTTTCCTGAAAACCCTCGGCAGGGGAGAGGCGCACATATTCGCGATCGACAGATTCGAGGAGAATCTCGAAGCCTACCGCTACCTGGTGCCGGAGTTCGGGAAGGACGTCCCCGGGCTCCGCATCGAACCGCCGCAGCATGCGGACATGGTCACCCTCCAGGAGATACCCGGGCGCCCGGACATGCTGGTCTTCTCGATGGTGCTGAACGAGCTGAAGGCCTCACCCGAACAGCGTGCGGAGGTCGTGATGCGGTATTCGGAGAATCTGGCGCACGACGGCACGGTCGTGATCGTCGAACCGGCGGATCTGGTGAACGCCACGGAGATGCGAAGGATGGTTGCCGCTCTTCTGGATCGCGGGCTGTTCATGTACGCGCCCTGCACGTTCCTGTGGGGCACCCGCTGCCATCCCATCACCTGCTGGTCCTTCGCGGAGAAAGAGAGCATTCGCCCCACGCGGCTGATGCTCGCAGTCGCAGGAACCGACGAGCCCCACCGCTACATCAACACCGACATCAAGTACTCCTATGCCCTTCTCCGGAAGGATCGCCTTACGCGGGAGGTGTATCGCGCACCGCCCGACGCCAGATTTACCCGGCTCTCGAAGCTCTCGCAGCACCTGAGACGCCGCATCAGCGTGGTCGTCGCAGTCATGTCCTCCGACCTCGGAGATGCAGAGCACCACGTCTACAAGGTCTGCGACGGGACAGTCGGGAAATCCGTGTACGCAATCCTTCCGCGATACCACGAGACAGGGGAGAATGCCGCACTGCGGGAAAGCCGCTACGGGGAGATCGTCGAGATCCACAACGTGCTCGTCCGCTACAATCCCCGGCACGATGCCTACAACCTGCTCGTGGATCGGAATACAAGGGTGCTCTCGGCATCCGGGTGA
- a CDS encoding DUF11 domain-containing protein encodes MAILTIMASATTAVSALADLGFTQTADPTTTVVGEAVAWRATITNYGPDTATGIVVRCDHTGMGGGTKTSNIQVTAGRYSSPNWTIPSLASGQSADLTWDTVYTRVGQSTHGMNIIASAPADPDPTNNGAYTTVTIFAATTPTPAPTPPPTPTPTPAPTPALTPTPSPAPTPTPAATPTPDPAPTPTPTPALTPIPTPNPTPAPTPT; translated from the coding sequence ATGGCAATTCTAACGATAATGGCATCGGCGACCACTGCTGTCAGTGCGCTGGCGGACCTCGGCTTCACGCAGACGGCGGACCCGACCACGACGGTCGTCGGGGAGGCTGTCGCCTGGAGGGCCACGATCACGAATTACGGCCCGGATACGGCGACCGGGATCGTGGTCCGGTGCGACCACACCGGGATGGGCGGGGGCACAAAAACCAGCAACATCCAGGTAACGGCGGGGCGGTACAGCAGCCCCAACTGGACCATCCCTTCCCTGGCGAGCGGCCAGAGCGCCGACCTGACCTGGGACACAGTCTACACCCGGGTCGGGCAGAGCACGCACGGGATGAACATCATCGCATCCGCACCTGCCGATCCCGATCCGACCAATAACGGTGCGTATACCACCGTGACGATCTTCGCAGCAACCACACCGACTCCTGCGCCGACACCTCCCCCCACTCCGACACCGACACCCGCACCAACGCCGGCACTCACCCCGACGCCTTCTCCCGCTCCGACACCGACGCCGGCAGCCACGCCCACTCCCGACCCTGCCCCGACACCTACTCCGACGCCCGCTCTCACGCCAATACCGACGCCAAATCCGACTCCCGCACCAACCCCGACGTAA
- a CDS encoding DUF11 domain-containing protein — translation MAPAPTPTPSPTPTPTPTPPPTPAATPTPEPVLYADLSLAATVSTATARVGDPVVWEVTVSNNGPDTASAVQITEDLSGLPGATYSAVGVSGGTRENTLWTVPSLRRGESATWTFMTAFADAGEKVNRAAITASISTDPDPDNNAATASVTVEAYTPTADLGITVAAAAAEAFVGDPVAWTITLTNAGPEMATGVVVRVDAASIPDATIVSAAPDSGSFLDQVWTIPELDAAQSATLSLSTNFTSAGSRTNRVRIDSASPADEESSDNAAEATVNIVNRPPPPAVGPVPATVGILPGILDVNNATFNVSIRLPEGYSARGIDLSSIECGGAKATYGDISSDNATYIARFFQRKLTGISPGDAVRLTVSGRVDTGDAWADFMGNDTVRVTAASTGGGSSGSSGSSGSPGGSSGGSGGGSGGSAGLSRPTGGSGNGGFGGLSASKTAATPAPIPIQPRVIPSSTPVSAPAGGMVLAAAPVEPEGLTGDAGIPAESATAGTATPNPPDILQRITAAFLGFLRAIFGWP, via the coding sequence ATCGCACCCGCTCCAACCCCCACTCCCTCCCCGACGCCCACGCCCACTCCAACGCCGCCTCCCACACCCGCTGCAACACCGACACCGGAGCCGGTCCTCTATGCGGATCTCTCACTCGCCGCCACGGTGTCCACCGCAACGGCCCGTGTCGGGGATCCGGTGGTGTGGGAGGTTACCGTGTCGAACAATGGGCCGGACACGGCGTCCGCCGTCCAGATCACGGAGGATCTGTCCGGGCTTCCCGGCGCCACCTACAGTGCGGTTGGGGTCAGCGGGGGTACCCGGGAGAACACTCTCTGGACGGTCCCGAGTCTTCGCAGGGGCGAGAGCGCCACATGGACCTTCATGACCGCGTTTGCGGATGCCGGGGAGAAGGTGAACCGTGCCGCCATCACGGCATCGATATCCACGGATCCCGATCCCGACAACAACGCAGCGACGGCTTCCGTCACGGTCGAGGCGTATACCCCGACCGCAGATCTCGGGATCACTGTGGCCGCGGCTGCCGCTGAAGCCTTCGTCGGGGATCCCGTCGCCTGGACGATCACGCTGACCAATGCCGGACCGGAAATGGCGACCGGCGTGGTGGTCCGCGTTGATGCCGCCAGTATACCGGATGCGACGATTGTATCCGCTGCGCCGGACAGCGGCTCGTTCCTCGATCAGGTCTGGACGATCCCGGAGCTGGATGCCGCCCAGAGCGCGACGCTCTCCCTGAGTACGAACTTCACCTCCGCAGGCAGCAGGACGAACCGCGTCCGGATCGACTCCGCCTCGCCGGCCGATGAGGAGAGCAGCGATAATGCAGCAGAGGCGACCGTGAACATCGTGAACCGACCGCCGCCTCCGGCGGTCGGTCCGGTACCCGCCACTGTCGGGATCCTGCCCGGGATCCTGGATGTGAACAATGCCACCTTCAATGTCTCGATCCGCCTGCCAGAGGGATACAGCGCACGCGGAATAGATCTCTCTTCCATCGAGTGTGGAGGCGCGAAGGCGACTTACGGTGATATCTCGTCGGATAACGCCACATACATTGCCCGCTTTTTCCAGCGAAAACTTACCGGCATCTCTCCGGGGGATGCGGTGAGACTCACTGTGAGCGGGCGGGTGGACACCGGAGACGCCTGGGCAGACTTTATGGGAAATGATACCGTCAGAGTCACCGCTGCCAGCACCGGCGGAGGCTCCAGTGGAAGTTCGGGGAGTTCCGGCAGTCCTGGTGGATCTTCCGGGGGATCGGGCGGCGGCTCGGGCGGATCCGCGGGGTTATCGCGCCCGACAGGCGGTTCGGGCAATGGTGGGTTCGGCGGGCTCTCCGCATCGAAGACTGCTGCCACTCCCGCGCCCATTCCGATCCAGCCAAGGGTCATCCCCTCCTCCACCCCGGTGTCCGCACCTGCGGGCGGTATGGTTCTGGCAGCGGCTCCTGTCGAACCGGAAGGCCTGACGGGTGATGCGGGCATCCCGGCAGAATCTGCGACGGCAGGAACGGCGACCCCGAATCCCCCGGACATCCTTCAGCGGATCACCGCGGCCTTCCTCGGATTCCTCCGCGCCATCTTCGGATGGCCCTGA
- a CDS encoding tetratricopeptide repeat protein, which translates to MATDPAIARAWYDRGNFFSSQGRFSDAVACFDAALALDPENAPALKRKGFALLKLERYEEAAETYRRAIAIDPGDAAAWQRRCYALARLDRLDEAAECCDRALLLDPSYCTALHSKGWILCKLNRHREAIACYEAILRIDPDRDSAILAREQVLGQTALDQLQDFVKVAERDIEIPEVVYSVLQKRDYREIGQAWEALRRILQEGRRA; encoded by the coding sequence ATGGCAACCGATCCGGCAATTGCCCGAGCGTGGTACGACAGAGGCAACTTCTTCAGCAGCCAGGGACGGTTCAGCGATGCAGTCGCCTGCTTCGACGCGGCGCTCGCGCTGGATCCGGAGAATGCCCCCGCTCTGAAGAGAAAAGGATTCGCGCTCCTCAAACTGGAGCGGTACGAAGAGGCTGCGGAGACCTATCGCAGGGCGATCGCGATCGATCCCGGGGATGCAGCCGCATGGCAGCGGCGATGCTATGCGCTGGCCCGGCTGGATCGCCTCGATGAGGCGGCGGAGTGCTGCGATCGGGCCCTCCTTCTCGACCCGTCGTACTGCACCGCCCTGCACAGCAAGGGATGGATCCTCTGCAAGCTGAACCGCCACCGCGAGGCAATCGCCTGCTACGAGGCCATCCTGCGGATCGATCCCGATCGGGATTCGGCGATCCTTGCGCGCGAACAGGTGCTCGGACAGACGGCTCTCGATCAGCTGCAGGACTTCGTGAAGGTGGCGGAGAGGGATATCGAGATTCCGGAGGTGGTATACTCCGTACTGCAGAAGAGGGACTACCGGGAGATCGGGCAGGCATGGGAGGCTCTCCGCCGGATCCTGCAGGAAGGCCGGAGAGCGTGA